From one bacterium genomic stretch:
- a CDS encoding EamA family transporter, with amino-acid sequence MTMERPSKARVFAAYAAVYIIWGSTYLAIRYAIETIPPFMMMGARSILAGSVLFVWSRKSGTRVSREEWLPLVIVAILFFVLGHGLLAWAQKSVASGLAAVLIASDPLWIAVIESLAIKEFRLRGRQILGLMIGFAGIVLLFAPDQSVKINTTAAAIILLSAISWSVGAVYSRVAKLPKSATMAAGIELILGGFFLLLVTFLLGEFKHFHPSAVSLRSFLALIYLVVFGSIVTFTAYVWLLGVTSATRVATHTYVNPVIAVLLGWSLAGEQFTLMMLIASAIIVFSVYLVLER; translated from the coding sequence ATGACAATGGAACGCCCTTCAAAAGCCAGAGTGTTCGCGGCTTATGCCGCCGTATACATAATCTGGGGATCAACATATCTGGCGATCCGGTACGCGATCGAAACCATTCCACCCTTCATGATGATGGGAGCACGCTCCATTCTTGCCGGTAGTGTTCTCTTTGTCTGGAGCCGAAAAAGCGGAACGAGAGTATCGCGGGAAGAATGGCTGCCACTCGTGATTGTGGCGATTCTTTTTTTCGTGTTAGGACACGGCTTGCTTGCCTGGGCGCAGAAGAGCGTCGCTTCCGGACTCGCTGCAGTTCTCATCGCATCCGATCCCCTGTGGATTGCGGTTATCGAATCTCTGGCCATCAAAGAATTCCGATTGCGCGGGAGGCAGATCCTGGGTCTCATGATCGGTTTTGCCGGAATCGTATTGTTGTTTGCGCCGGACCAGTCTGTCAAGATAAATACGACGGCGGCCGCAATCATCCTGCTGAGCGCTATTTCGTGGTCCGTTGGAGCGGTCTACTCGCGCGTTGCAAAACTTCCCAAATCCGCTACGATGGCAGCGGGAATTGAACTGATCCTCGGCGGTTTCTTTCTGCTTCTGGTAACATTCCTCTTGGGTGAGTTTAAACATTTTCACCCGTCCGCTGTGTCGCTACGTTCCTTTCTTGCCCTGATCTACCTGGTTGTATTCGGCTCGATTGTTACCTTCACAGCCTATGTGTGGCTCCTCGGAGTTACATCGGCAACGCGAGTCGCAACGCACACTTATGTGAATCCTGTGATTGCAGTTTTGCTCGGATGGTCGCTGGCCGGGGAACAGTTTACTTTGATGATGCTGATTGCCAGCGCCATCATTGTGTTCTCCGTATACCTGGTCCTGGAACGTTAG
- a CDS encoding DJ-1/PfpI family protein, with translation MASKKILMIVGDYVEDYEVMVPFQALQIAGHTVHAVCPDKKSGDKVRTAVHDFEGDQTYSEKRGHDFTLNATFTEINADNYDALVIPGGRAPEYLRLNDRVLQLTRHFAKENKPIAAICHAPQLLAAADVLKGRTCSAYPAVGPEVKIAGGEYVNLSWDQAVADGNLVTGPAWSAHVDWLTKFLKVLGTKIEP, from the coding sequence ATGGCTTCGAAGAAAATTCTTATGATAGTCGGGGACTATGTCGAGGACTACGAAGTGATGGTCCCTTTTCAGGCGCTTCAAATTGCCGGTCACACGGTTCATGCGGTTTGTCCCGATAAGAAGTCCGGCGACAAAGTCCGCACCGCTGTTCATGATTTTGAAGGTGACCAGACGTACAGTGAAAAACGAGGTCATGATTTCACATTAAACGCAACTTTTACCGAAATCAACGCCGATAACTACGATGCTCTTGTAATTCCGGGAGGACGAGCGCCTGAATATCTGAGATTAAACGATCGAGTACTTCAACTGACGCGTCATTTTGCGAAAGAGAACAAACCGATCGCGGCAATCTGTCATGCTCCTCAATTGCTCGCAGCAGCCGATGTGTTGAAAGGAAGAACCTGTTCGGCCTATCCCGCTGTGGGTCCGGAAGTGAAGATTGCAGGGGGCGAATACGTAAATCTATCATGGGATCAGGCCGTGGCGGATGGGAATCTTGTGACTGGTCCGGCATGGTCAGCGCACGTGGATTGGCTCACCAAATTCCTAAAGGTGCTCGGTACAAAGATCGAACCGTAA
- a CDS encoding protein kinase — protein MLRAYLSDRGFAVSTAGTGAEALWNLSQEKPDLMILDLVMPEMSGEHVCRLLKSDPALKDIIVFILTAKYDLQTKLNCFNMGAEEYLVKPLDMEELSARVTRFLEFSDRNKPVLASDERTMTIGIEDAEKTRQDSASVSTTPVMPGTNLQVAEKHKYGSYRVERLVGKGGMGLVYKAYDEHLDRFVALKVLSKQWTDNTEFVERFRREAKLIAAVNHPGIAQIYSLGQDQTEYYFALLWCPGGSLRDLIRNQQKIGFLKAVEIILQCARALAAARLKGVVHRDVKPSNIMFDENQQTKLVDFGIAHSEQVSANITVAQEILGSPAYMAPEQGRGDKVDHRADIYALGMTFFQMITGELPFFAETPMGWVIKHEKEPFPTFQQVQGKMHQKAYGIIQKMTRKAASDRYESYAELITDLETVQSELFRERQFKVPSASHIAPVPAAQGDNLFNVLLEIVKKNDSGILITRWGPLEKRFLILQGDLVLYESPQIEENVWKKIVERGILDPQNISLQNQNMEETLNRLLFLQALSLDDFTACYRPLMKTALLEVFRWPVVDVEFFKADIKQDSFCKIPLRAILMEGARNYVDFESIKNQVPYNRFIVRTWKFDEIFAGLELPATESFLASRIEGESVNLETLQLLTGFPIEQITRFIHALKGFDAIDFKSPEQRKPRRETTTPQPTPHPPGQPVFHEVTATPTPTPTPTPRISHAAESYYKLAEQAILKNDFWSAERLCKEAIELNPSEPKYYHMIGRAISHRHESAQLAEEFFRKAINLDPHNAEYRVTLADYFKDRGLIEMAIDECRQAIQISPENRRAAILLHALEKHQAHS, from the coding sequence GTGCTGAGAGCCTACCTGAGCGATCGCGGCTTTGCCGTGAGCACAGCAGGAACCGGCGCAGAAGCCTTATGGAACCTGTCGCAAGAAAAACCGGACTTGATGATTCTGGATCTGGTCATGCCGGAAATGTCCGGTGAACATGTTTGCCGCCTCCTAAAGAGTGATCCGGCGCTGAAAGACATTATCGTTTTTATCCTCACCGCAAAATATGATCTTCAGACGAAACTGAATTGTTTCAATATGGGCGCCGAAGAGTACCTGGTGAAGCCTTTGGACATGGAAGAACTGTCCGCTCGTGTAACCCGTTTTCTCGAATTTTCCGATCGTAATAAACCGGTCCTCGCTTCCGATGAAAGAACGATGACAATCGGAATTGAGGATGCTGAGAAGACAAGACAAGATTCTGCTTCGGTGAGCACAACGCCCGTGATGCCTGGGACGAATTTGCAAGTAGCGGAAAAGCATAAATATGGAAGCTATCGCGTCGAACGACTGGTTGGCAAGGGCGGCATGGGTCTTGTCTACAAGGCTTACGATGAGCACCTGGATCGTTTTGTTGCTTTGAAAGTTCTCTCAAAACAATGGACCGACAATACGGAATTTGTTGAAAGATTTCGGAGAGAAGCAAAGTTGATTGCTGCTGTCAATCATCCTGGAATTGCGCAGATTTATTCACTCGGACAAGATCAAACGGAATATTACTTCGCCCTGTTATGGTGTCCCGGCGGTTCGTTACGTGATTTGATTCGAAACCAGCAAAAGATCGGATTTTTGAAAGCCGTGGAGATCATTCTGCAATGCGCCCGCGCGCTCGCAGCTGCCCGGCTAAAAGGAGTTGTTCATCGAGATGTTAAACCGAGCAATATCATGTTTGATGAAAATCAACAAACCAAACTCGTTGACTTCGGCATAGCTCACAGTGAGCAGGTTTCAGCCAACATTACAGTAGCTCAAGAAATCCTGGGCAGTCCTGCCTATATGGCTCCCGAGCAGGGTAGAGGCGATAAAGTGGATCATCGCGCAGATATTTACGCGCTTGGCATGACATTCTTCCAAATGATAACCGGAGAACTTCCTTTCTTTGCAGAAACTCCCATGGGTTGGGTGATCAAACATGAAAAGGAACCGTTTCCCACATTCCAACAGGTTCAGGGAAAAATGCATCAAAAAGCGTACGGGATCATCCAAAAGATGACGAGGAAAGCTGCTTCTGACCGGTACGAAAGTTATGCGGAACTCATCACGGATCTGGAAACGGTGCAAAGCGAACTCTTTCGCGAACGCCAGTTCAAAGTTCCTTCCGCGAGTCACATTGCGCCTGTTCCGGCGGCCCAGGGAGACAATCTATTTAACGTACTTCTGGAAATTGTAAAAAAGAATGATTCGGGAATTCTCATTACCCGCTGGGGACCGCTTGAAAAGAGATTCTTGATATTACAGGGAGATCTGGTGCTGTATGAATCACCGCAAATCGAAGAAAACGTCTGGAAAAAAATAGTTGAAAGAGGGATTTTGGATCCGCAAAATATCTCACTCCAAAATCAGAATATGGAAGAAACGTTAAACCGATTGCTCTTTCTGCAGGCTCTTTCACTCGATGATTTTACGGCATGTTACAGGCCTCTGATGAAAACCGCTCTATTAGAGGTTTTCCGGTGGCCTGTGGTGGACGTGGAATTCTTTAAAGCGGATATCAAACAAGATTCATTTTGTAAGATCCCTTTGAGAGCAATCTTAATGGAAGGAGCCCGAAATTATGTGGATTTCGAATCGATAAAAAATCAAGTTCCGTACAATCGTTTTATCGTAAGAACATGGAAGTTCGATGAAATTTTTGCGGGCCTTGAATTGCCTGCAACGGAGAGCTTTCTGGCCTCTCGCATTGAAGGAGAGTCCGTAAATTTGGAAACTCTTCAACTGCTCACCGGTTTTCCCATAGAACAAATTACCCGTTTCATTCATGCTCTCAAGGGCTTTGACGCGATTGATTTCAAATCCCCGGAACAGCGCAAGCCGCGCCGCGAAACGACCACTCCACAGCCCACACCACACCCTCCCGGTCAGCCAGTTTTCCATGAGGTCACAGCCACGCCGACGCCAACTCCAACGCCAACGCCGAGGATTTCACACGCCGCCGAAAGTTACTATAAGCTTGCGGAACAGGCGATCTTAAAGAATGACTTCTGGAGCGCCGAAAGACTTTGCAAGGAAGCCATCGAGCTGAACCCGAGCGAGCCAAAGTATTACCATATGATTGGTCGTGCGATTTCTCACCGTCACGAATCGGCTCAGCTCGCCGAAGAATTTTTTCGAAAAGCAATCAACCTTGATCCACATAATGCTGAATATCGCGTAACTCTTGCAGACTATTTCAAAGACCGTGGGCTCATTGAAATGGCTATCGACGAGTGCAGGCAGGCAATCCAAATTTCACCGGAAAACAGGCGGGCCGCAATCCTGCTGCACGCGTTGGAAAAACACCAGGCTCATTCGTGA
- a CDS encoding sulfotransferase, with product MNKKLLMVMGYQRSGTNALFDSIERGGGCIPMVDVETSEIYEQFDLRPEPEIREILQAATAPVLLKPVNETKKRSIEAVLNEYRDYEVKIVYVYRDPVHVFGSQVTLWPQFNDLEEFIQLWNKRNGYALNLPSVWKDHMAIVSYTDLISDPEVFEKVCLFLGVKGKYLFHRDQKLGFHLPDEIQKRIETETKHTWDALEANRTFKAEKHALSVSKIYRNFVFVLKKYLPSFLIARVRREFVTPASGRQKTSSSANPGRQDAGVTNSTKR from the coding sequence ATGAACAAGAAACTGCTGATGGTTATGGGTTACCAGCGCTCCGGGACCAACGCCCTTTTTGACAGCATTGAGCGCGGGGGCGGATGCATTCCGATGGTGGATGTAGAAACGAGTGAGATTTATGAGCAGTTTGATTTACGGCCGGAACCGGAAATTCGGGAGATTCTTCAGGCTGCAACCGCTCCAGTTCTTCTCAAACCTGTGAATGAAACAAAGAAAAGAAGCATTGAAGCTGTCTTAAACGAATACAGGGATTATGAAGTGAAGATCGTTTATGTTTACCGGGATCCTGTGCACGTTTTTGGTTCTCAGGTGACTTTATGGCCGCAGTTTAATGATCTGGAGGAATTCATTCAACTATGGAACAAACGAAATGGATACGCGCTCAACCTGCCTTCTGTCTGGAAAGATCACATGGCAATTGTCAGCTATACGGATTTGATTTCCGATCCGGAAGTTTTCGAAAAGGTGTGCTTGTTTTTGGGAGTGAAGGGCAAGTATCTCTTTCATAGAGATCAGAAGCTAGGTTTTCATTTGCCGGATGAGATTCAAAAGAGAATTGAAACCGAAACAAAACATACCTGGGATGCGCTTGAAGCGAACCGCACATTCAAGGCAGAGAAGCACGCTCTATCGGTAAGCAAAATTTACCGGAACTTTGTTTTTGTTCTGAAAAAATACCTGCCCTCTTTTCTCATAGCTCGTGTAAGAAGGGAGTTTGTAACGCCGGCCTCCGGCCGGCAAAAAACATCGAGTTCCGCTAATCCTGGCCGGCAAGATGCCGGCGTTACAAACAGCACAAAACGCTGA